A part of Desulfurococcaceae archaeon genomic DNA contains:
- the glmS gene encoding glutamine--fructose-6-phosphate transaminase (isomerizing): protein MGGIFGAVCRDTVPRGAIYEGLRRLIYRGYDGVGLAILRGETLEVRKAPGHLSTVSKQLDLINVDSPVAVGHTRYASRGWPVYENTHPFTDCSGRIAVVGDGIIENYEEVKAVLEKKEHSFRSRTDTEVAVHLLEDYLKQGHDVISSLIKAASNLTGNYSLVFLLAPEKRLYLVQHGQPLVLGFSHDGSCIYVSSDIPSLYGYAELAYIVEDNTVGVVSLSLVEFYDIATQSRMGLERLQSKRVKYPIERVDKGGYPHFMIKEIYEVPEALLGATIAIMEKYLRLASMILQGARKVFVIGTGTSFHAALTSTYYFSELSGLSVIPVSAAEFPYSILESVETGTVVIAISQSGETSDVIASVKLAKQRGSVIVGITNNVGSRLALESNVYLPIGAGPELAVPATKTFTSTLATLLILASYTGVFTGKRSVQEHKELLEDIKHYSKKLRDYIPVLEEQVLKAANEIGDSDSVYVASSGITYPIAIEGALKLKEAALVHAEGFQLGELRHGPLSIVGPNFPVIVVEPHEEQAQPLFLKVLGELETKRARIVSIESRLQTKYRTLELPSTTRYLYPISAATALQLIAYYVGVTRNSPIDTPPGLAKTITT, encoded by the coding sequence ATGGGCGGTATTTTCGGCGCGGTGTGCCGGGATACAGTACCGCGAGGGGCAATTTACGAGGGTCTTCGCAGGCTTATATACCGAGGCTACGATGGCGTTGGATTAGCCATACTGCGAGGAGAGACGCTGGAGGTGCGTAAGGCGCCAGGTCACCTTAGCACGGTATCGAAGCAACTTGACCTTATAAACGTGGATTCCCCCGTAGCTGTTGGTCATACAAGGTATGCAAGCCGCGGATGGCCGGTTTACGAGAACACCCATCCCTTTACGGATTGTAGTGGCAGGATAGCAGTTGTAGGAGACGGAATAATAGAGAACTACGAGGAAGTCAAAGCAGTACTTGAAAAGAAGGAGCATTCATTTAGGTCAAGAACGGATACCGAAGTAGCCGTTCACCTACTCGAAGACTACTTAAAGCAGGGGCACGACGTCATTAGCTCTTTAATTAAAGCCGCTTCAAACCTTACAGGCAACTATTCGCTAGTATTCTTATTAGCGCCGGAGAAGCGGCTGTACCTGGTTCAGCACGGTCAACCCCTCGTCCTCGGGTTCAGCCACGATGGCAGCTGCATTTACGTATCGAGCGACATACCCTCCCTGTATGGATATGCCGAGCTTGCTTACATAGTCGAAGACAACACTGTGGGCGTGGTATCACTAAGCTTAGTGGAGTTCTACGACATTGCAACCCAGTCGAGGATGGGTCTGGAGCGCCTTCAGTCTAAGCGGGTTAAGTACCCTATTGAGCGGGTAGATAAAGGAGGTTACCCGCACTTCATGATAAAGGAAATATACGAGGTACCGGAAGCCCTTCTAGGGGCGACTATCGCGATCATGGAAAAATACCTTAGATTGGCATCAATGATACTTCAAGGAGCCCGCAAGGTCTTCGTGATCGGGACTGGTACGAGCTTTCACGCTGCACTGACCTCTACCTACTACTTCAGCGAGCTCTCAGGGCTGAGTGTGATTCCCGTATCGGCTGCCGAATTCCCATACTCGATCCTCGAGAGTGTGGAGACGGGGACGGTGGTCATCGCGATAAGCCAGAGTGGAGAGACCAGCGACGTGATAGCGAGCGTTAAGTTAGCAAAACAGAGGGGGTCGGTGATCGTGGGAATAACCAACAATGTGGGATCAAGACTGGCTTTAGAATCAAACGTTTACCTGCCCATCGGCGCAGGGCCCGAATTAGCCGTTCCTGCAACCAAGACCTTCACATCGACGCTGGCAACCTTGTTGATACTAGCATCCTACACTGGAGTGTTTACAGGTAAGCGGAGTGTGCAGGAGCACAAGGAGCTTCTCGAAGACATTAAGCACTATAGTAAGAAGTTACGAGACTACATACCGGTGCTGGAAGAGCAGGTCTTAAAGGCTGCAAACGAAATAGGCGACTCCGATAGTGTTTACGTAGCCAGTAGTGGTATAACGTACCCCATAGCCATAGAGGGCGCTCTTAAGCTTAAAGAGGCCGCACTAGTTCACGCTGAGGGCTTTCAACTCGGCGAATTGAGACACGGACCGTTATCGATAGTCGGACCTAACTTCCCCGTAATAGTCGTTGAACCCCACGAAGAGCAGGCGCAACCGCTGTTCTTGAAGGTTTTAGGAGAACTGGAAACCAAGAGAGCAAGAATTGTTTCAATAGAGTCGAGGCTACAGACCAAGTACCGGACTTTAGAATTACCCAGCACGACGAGATATCTCTATCCCATATCAGCTGCAACTGCCTTACAGCTCATAGCATACTATGTGGGGGTTACTAGAAATTCCCCCATAGACACGCCTCCGGGACTGGCGAAGACTATAACCACGTAG
- a CDS encoding tryptophan--tRNA ligase, whose product MGIRIDPWGCGIIEDYERLMEEFGIRPLSELLSKYGLDHFYFTRSIVFGHRDFDAWLEKLQAGEKVAVLTGVMPSGEPHLGTAMVYEELKYFQQRGVFVKIAVADAEAYAVRREDRESTIAQGLRFIAHAIAWGIDPEKAEFYFQTEMGSTYYRLIQMFSRKVTEAEMKAIYGDLSPAKVMAALTQVADILHLQLGEYGGYRYILVPVGIDQDPHIRLARDLADRFENELLLKRPSSIYHKLIRGLDGNKMSKSRPEYAIHLSDPVDLAEKKVLNAFTGGRATAEEQKVLGGEPWKCTIFELYLYHLIRDERELKEIYADCMSGKLLCGACKKNAVEKLKNTLREHQKRFNEFARIVEKFVKKPGF is encoded by the coding sequence GTGGGTATTCGGATAGATCCGTGGGGTTGCGGAATTATAGAGGACTACGAGCGTTTAATGGAAGAGTTCGGTATCCGCCCGCTGAGCGAGCTTCTTTCGAAGTACGGGCTGGACCACTTTTACTTTACGCGGAGCATTGTATTCGGTCACAGAGACTTTGACGCGTGGTTAGAAAAACTCCAGGCTGGCGAGAAGGTTGCCGTTCTCACCGGTGTAATGCCTAGTGGAGAGCCACATCTGGGTACGGCAATGGTATACGAGGAGCTGAAGTATTTCCAGCAAAGGGGGGTCTTCGTCAAGATCGCCGTTGCAGATGCCGAAGCTTACGCTGTGAGGCGTGAAGACAGAGAAAGCACAATTGCGCAGGGCCTTAGGTTCATCGCACACGCGATTGCATGGGGCATTGACCCCGAGAAAGCCGAGTTCTACTTCCAGACGGAAATGGGGAGCACCTATTACAGGCTTATTCAGATGTTCTCGAGAAAGGTTACAGAGGCCGAGATGAAGGCTATTTACGGCGATCTATCCCCGGCAAAGGTGATGGCCGCTCTCACCCAGGTGGCTGACATATTGCATTTACAACTAGGCGAGTATGGTGGTTACAGGTACATACTGGTACCCGTTGGTATTGATCAGGATCCTCACATAAGGTTAGCGAGGGACTTGGCAGATAGGTTTGAAAATGAATTGTTGTTGAAGAGGCCCTCATCTATCTACCATAAGCTCATTAGGGGGCTCGATGGGAATAAAATGAGTAAGAGTAGGCCAGAGTACGCGATACACTTGAGCGATCCAGTGGACTTAGCGGAGAAAAAGGTTTTAAATGCCTTTACCGGAGGCCGCGCTACCGCAGAAGAGCAAAAGGTGCTTGGTGGCGAACCGTGGAAATGCACTATATTTGAGCTGTACCTATACCACCTGATCAGAGATGAGCGCGAACTTAAAGAAATCTACGCAGACTGCATGTCCGGCAAACTACTCTGCGGTGCATGCAAGAAAAACGCGGTGGAGAAGTTAAAGAACACGCTTCGAGAACACCAGAAAAGGTTTAATGAATTCGCCCGTATCGTTGAGAAGTTCGTGAAAAAACCAGGGTTTTAG
- a CDS encoding orotidine 5'-phosphate decarboxylase / HUMPS family protein, whose amino-acid sequence MKPVLQIALDMEELVKAVDIASKIALATKCEQVWIEAGTPLIKAWGKLAVKALKELTNCYIVADTKTMDVPELEAKVMFDAGASAFTVLGVADDDTLKEATEVRERYGKSLFIDLIGCRDPYKRALEIARYEPDVVLFHVGISTQRARGITSDVLVKEAVKVKQETGMRVGVAGGLKPGLIKPLISQGVDVVVVGSAITSSPNPVDVVITILREMLP is encoded by the coding sequence ATGAAACCGGTTCTGCAAATTGCTCTCGACATGGAGGAGCTCGTGAAGGCCGTTGACATAGCGTCGAAAATAGCCCTTGCAACAAAGTGTGAACAGGTGTGGATTGAGGCGGGAACCCCTTTGATAAAGGCGTGGGGTAAGCTAGCTGTGAAGGCTTTGAAAGAGCTAACCAACTGCTACATAGTTGCAGATACGAAGACCATGGACGTGCCGGAGCTGGAAGCTAAGGTAATGTTTGATGCGGGTGCGAGCGCTTTCACCGTGCTCGGTGTCGCGGACGATGATACCCTCAAAGAGGCCACCGAAGTGAGAGAAAGGTATGGTAAGAGCCTCTTCATAGACTTGATCGGATGCCGTGACCCCTATAAAAGAGCGCTCGAAATCGCGAGGTATGAGCCCGACGTAGTATTATTCCACGTAGGTATAAGCACGCAGCGTGCACGGGGAATTACTAGTGACGTGTTAGTAAAGGAGGCTGTTAAGGTTAAGCAGGAAACAGGTATGAGGGTCGGAGTTGCTGGAGGGCTTAAACCAGGCTTGATTAAGCCCCTAATATCCCAAGGCGTAGATGTCGTAGTTGTCGGATCCGCGATAACCTCCTCCCCCAACCCCGTAGACGTGGTCATCACCATTCTTAGAGAAATGCTTCCTTAG
- a CDS encoding 5-formyltetrahydrofolate cyclo-ligase: MEYHRGDATGSRPAVKHLKEQIRNMVWNLLEQLNVAAFPRPVYGRIPNFKGAEIAAQRVTTLKEWQKAHVVKASPDAPQYYLRHLALREGKLLIMASPRLRAGFIALDPDVIPPSKLHQAATINGAFKYGKVVKLSEIPVIDVVVTGCVAVDPQGVRLGKGGGFAELEYGILRELGAIGAQTPVITTIHDLQVVGESIPLEVHDLTVDYYATPTRLVKVEAGTKHKPKGIYWELLTPELRGLGVIRELLETKKLKQ, from the coding sequence ATGGAATACCATAGAGGAGATGCTACTGGAAGTAGGCCGGCTGTTAAGCACCTAAAAGAACAGATAAGAAACATGGTTTGGAACCTGCTCGAACAGCTTAACGTAGCCGCCTTTCCACGTCCAGTATATGGTAGAATACCCAACTTTAAAGGAGCGGAAATAGCCGCGCAGAGAGTTACTACCTTAAAAGAGTGGCAGAAAGCCCACGTGGTTAAAGCAAGCCCTGATGCGCCTCAGTACTACTTAAGGCATTTAGCGCTACGGGAGGGCAAGCTCTTGATCATGGCATCACCCAGGCTGAGAGCAGGGTTTATAGCTCTGGATCCAGACGTTATTCCCCCAAGTAAACTGCACCAAGCGGCTACTATTAACGGTGCGTTCAAGTATGGAAAAGTAGTTAAGCTTTCCGAGATACCTGTAATAGATGTGGTAGTAACGGGTTGTGTAGCCGTAGATCCGCAAGGCGTTAGATTAGGTAAAGGAGGGGGATTCGCGGAATTAGAGTACGGCATATTGCGCGAATTAGGCGCGATCGGCGCGCAAACCCCCGTGATAACGACTATTCATGACCTACAAGTAGTTGGAGAAAGCATACCTTTAGAAGTGCACGATTTAACGGTAGACTACTATGCAACACCTACACGGCTCGTGAAGGTGGAGGCTGGTACGAAGCATAAACCGAAAGGAATCTACTGGGAACTTCTAACACCTGAGCTGAGGGGGCTAGGTGTTATAAGAGAGCTCCTTGAAACGAAGAAGTTGAAACAGTAG
- a CDS encoding polyprenyl synthetase family protein: MSREDVLEFAMNIVNSNLAEFFNALYNEVYEEAPKAADLVTVSRDYTLRGGKRLRALLVLVGYWSGEWGNGDRRIVASVMTAIELLQSYLLIHDDIMDRDEMRRGGPTVHVWFSRMCRERGWRDCEHYGVSQAITTGDLLEASAVGLLALHELAPRILKDLIYTYAKGLRKVAYGQFLDVMFSQLPLSGIGEEDVILVYKLKTSSYTVELPLHLGAIISSKYNSALLKELSSYAIPAGIAFQIRDDIIGLYGDPATTGKPAGSDVKSKKKTILVVKAHELAGSSDRQLLEEVYDKLGEHEISDYHVEAVRRIVKETGGLQYAEELISKYVDMANEALNSSREICEEAKEFLRWLTYKLSYREK, from the coding sequence ATGAGTAGAGAAGACGTGTTGGAGTTCGCCATGAACATCGTAAACAGCAATCTCGCCGAGTTTTTTAATGCGCTGTACAACGAGGTATACGAAGAGGCGCCGAAAGCCGCAGACCTCGTCACCGTAAGCCGAGACTACACCCTTCGTGGTGGAAAAAGGCTACGAGCGTTACTGGTGCTCGTTGGGTATTGGAGTGGAGAGTGGGGTAATGGAGATAGGCGAATAGTTGCCAGCGTCATGACGGCAATAGAGTTACTCCAAAGCTACCTTCTAATACACGACGACATCATGGACCGCGATGAGATGAGAAGAGGAGGGCCTACCGTCCATGTCTGGTTTTCGAGGATGTGCAGAGAAAGGGGGTGGCGTGATTGCGAACACTACGGTGTGTCCCAGGCAATCACCACCGGAGACTTGCTCGAAGCTTCGGCAGTAGGTCTACTGGCATTGCACGAACTGGCACCACGAATTTTAAAGGACCTTATATACACTTATGCTAAAGGCCTACGCAAAGTTGCGTACGGGCAGTTCCTAGACGTGATGTTCTCACAGCTTCCTTTAAGTGGTATCGGGGAAGAAGATGTTATCTTGGTCTACAAGCTGAAAACCTCATCCTATACCGTTGAGTTACCACTTCACTTAGGGGCAATCATCTCGAGCAAGTACAATAGCGCGTTACTGAAAGAGCTCTCAAGCTACGCAATACCCGCGGGTATAGCGTTTCAAATAAGAGACGACATTATAGGACTTTACGGAGACCCCGCTACCACGGGTAAACCGGCTGGAAGCGATGTCAAGAGCAAGAAGAAGACCATACTCGTAGTTAAAGCACACGAACTAGCAGGTAGTAGCGACAGGCAACTACTCGAAGAGGTCTACGACAAGCTGGGTGAACACGAGATCTCCGATTACCACGTCGAAGCTGTGAGGAGAATAGTAAAGGAAACAGGTGGATTGCAATACGCAGAAGAGTTAATAAGCAAGTACGTGGATATGGCTAACGAGGCTTTAAACTCTTCAAGAGAGATTTGCGAAGAGGCGAAGGAGTTTCTCAGGTGGCTTACCTATAAGCTATCTTACCGGGAGAAGTAG
- a CDS encoding RNA repair domain-containing protein, with product MGRKRGKIEEWLKRVFFSGRGDQYVVFIKHRTDGEEILKPIPGDEISDVRGGFVYVKSGEVIPYHRVVEIRRKNGEVVYRRS from the coding sequence ATGGGTAGGAAACGGGGAAAGATAGAGGAGTGGTTAAAGCGGGTTTTCTTCAGTGGACGTGGAGATCAGTACGTGGTCTTCATCAAGCACAGGACTGACGGCGAGGAAATCTTAAAGCCCATTCCCGGAGATGAGATCAGCGATGTGAGAGGGGGCTTCGTATACGTTAAGTCGGGTGAAGTCATACCTTACCACAGAGTTGTGGAAATTCGGAGAAAAAACGGGGAAGTAGTTTATAGGAGGAGTTAG
- a CDS encoding Glu/Leu/Phe/Val dehydrogenase, translated as MAAYAVLYENDPVYQMAVKQLREAANILGLSEEVIEVLQHPEKLVQVKVTIRRDNGKVATFIGWRSQHNSALGPYKGGIRYSPNATAGETVALSMWMTWKNALAGLPYGGGKGAVRVNPKELSQRELEELSRKYFAAIAREVGPDIDIPAPDVYTNPQTMAWYFDEYSKIVGYPAWGVVTAKPAELGGLYARVVSTGYGVALAAREAAKKVFGGLEGRTVAVHGFGNVGMYAAKYLAEWGATVVAVSDSKGYVYDPKGLDVQEVIKVKQATDTVMNYGKGDVRKAANHMELLELPVDILVPAAIENVITSENVNRVKARIISEGANGPTTPEADKVLHEKGAVVIPDILANAGGVTMSWIEWSHNRMGCFLTDEEALARLDKMMTQNFHKVFDEWQKKYSTYPMRMAAYAISVDRVVKAMKLRGWI; from the coding sequence ATGGCTGCATACGCGGTACTCTACGAAAACGACCCTGTTTACCAAATGGCAGTGAAGCAGCTACGCGAAGCAGCGAACATTTTAGGTCTATCCGAAGAAGTAATCGAAGTACTCCAACATCCTGAAAAGCTAGTCCAAGTGAAGGTAACGATAAGGCGTGACAATGGAAAGGTAGCCACGTTCATTGGGTGGAGAAGCCAGCATAATAGTGCCTTAGGGCCCTATAAAGGCGGGATAAGGTACAGTCCAAACGCTACTGCCGGCGAGACAGTTGCGCTATCCATGTGGATGACGTGGAAAAACGCTCTTGCAGGGCTACCATATGGCGGCGGTAAAGGCGCCGTAAGGGTTAATCCCAAAGAGCTTAGTCAAAGAGAACTAGAAGAGCTTAGTAGAAAGTACTTCGCCGCAATAGCTAGAGAGGTAGGGCCAGACATAGACATCCCGGCCCCAGACGTCTACACAAACCCCCAGACGATGGCGTGGTACTTCGACGAATACAGTAAAATCGTAGGATACCCCGCATGGGGGGTCGTAACGGCAAAACCAGCGGAGCTAGGAGGCTTATACGCAAGAGTAGTTTCAACGGGTTACGGAGTGGCGTTAGCGGCTAGGGAGGCGGCCAAAAAGGTCTTCGGCGGGCTGGAGGGGAGGACAGTTGCTGTGCATGGATTTGGAAATGTGGGCATGTATGCCGCTAAATACCTAGCAGAATGGGGGGCCACAGTAGTTGCGGTAAGTGATAGTAAGGGATACGTATACGACCCCAAAGGACTAGATGTTCAAGAAGTAATTAAAGTTAAACAAGCCACAGATACTGTGATGAATTACGGGAAAGGCGACGTAAGGAAGGCTGCTAACCACATGGAATTACTTGAACTGCCAGTAGACATACTAGTACCGGCAGCGATCGAAAACGTTATTACAAGCGAAAACGTTAACAGGGTAAAAGCGAGAATTATTTCAGAGGGAGCGAACGGACCAACAACACCCGAAGCCGACAAGGTACTCCACGAAAAGGGCGCCGTGGTAATTCCCGACATACTAGCCAATGCCGGCGGGGTCACCATGAGCTGGATCGAATGGAGCCACAATAGAATGGGTTGCTTCCTGACGGATGAGGAGGCCTTAGCTAGGTTAGATAAGATGATGACACAGAACTTCCACAAAGTATTCGATGAATGGCAGAAGAAGTATTCGACGTACCCGATGAGAATGGCGGCATATGCGATCTCCGTAGATAGAGTAGTTAAAGCCATGAAACTACGCGGCTGGATCTAA
- a CDS encoding isochorismatase family cysteine hydrolase, whose translation MKPALIVIDMLEEFVYGRLKSPSAVEIVPAIKSLVEKARERNVPVIFVADRHLPFDHELGIWGPHAMHGSKDAEIISELKPTGKDIVLYKRSYSGFRETGLNYILRDLGVDTVVLTGIHTHICVLHTAIDAFYERYKIILVKDAVAALSREDHEYSVKYMQQVLGAMVMDARQVAELFEKF comes from the coding sequence ATGAAGCCCGCTCTTATAGTAATTGACATGCTGGAAGAATTCGTGTACGGTAGGCTAAAAAGCCCTTCAGCAGTCGAAATAGTTCCGGCCATAAAGAGCCTCGTAGAAAAGGCACGAGAAAGAAACGTGCCTGTAATATTTGTAGCGGATAGGCACCTGCCCTTTGACCACGAACTCGGAATATGGGGGCCGCACGCGATGCACGGTAGTAAAGACGCGGAAATTATAAGTGAGCTAAAACCCACCGGCAAGGACATTGTTCTATATAAGAGATCTTATAGTGGATTCCGAGAAACAGGGCTGAACTACATTCTACGAGATCTAGGAGTGGACACGGTGGTCTTAACCGGCATTCACACGCATATTTGTGTACTGCACACTGCCATAGATGCTTTTTACGAGAGATACAAGATAATACTGGTAAAAGACGCCGTTGCAGCCCTTAGCCGAGAAGACCACGAATACTCGGTTAAGTACATGCAACAAGTACTAGGAGCTATGGTGATGGACGCTAGGCAAGTAGCAGAGCTTTTTGAAAAGTTCTAG
- the dph5 gene encoding diphthine synthase: protein MLVFVGLGYSTRHLTLEAVEELKSADVIYIDVYTSIYEDPLTKIIELNPDAEVIIARRKDLEGASAREVIEKARRGKVVIAVPGDPFIATTHDAVLADALRQGIEVRIVNGISIVTMAFSRLGLQSYRFGKHVTLVYPTHFRPYSSIEVIYDNLKRGLHTLVLLDLRVEERKAMTIQEAVDVLLELDYLNVLKDQLALGVARLGWRDEKVCVDVLPGLKLKKFPPPPHSVVVLARLDPVEEELIKYWKEC, encoded by the coding sequence ATGCTCGTCTTCGTAGGCCTGGGGTACTCTACTAGGCACCTAACCCTAGAAGCCGTTGAAGAACTCAAATCCGCAGATGTCATTTACATAGATGTGTACACATCCATATACGAAGACCCCCTCACCAAGATAATAGAGCTTAACCCGGATGCCGAAGTAATAATTGCACGTAGGAAAGACCTTGAAGGGGCATCCGCCAGGGAGGTGATTGAAAAAGCAAGGAGGGGAAAAGTCGTAATCGCCGTTCCGGGAGATCCTTTCATAGCTACGACGCATGATGCGGTACTGGCCGATGCCTTAAGGCAGGGCATCGAGGTCAGAATAGTGAACGGCATATCGATCGTGACGATGGCTTTTAGCAGGCTCGGTTTACAGTCCTATAGGTTCGGTAAGCACGTCACACTAGTTTACCCTACTCATTTCAGGCCTTACAGCTCCATTGAAGTAATATATGACAACCTGAAAAGAGGGCTCCATACACTGGTTCTCCTAGACCTCCGTGTCGAAGAACGCAAAGCGATGACAATACAGGAAGCAGTTGACGTACTCTTGGAGCTAGACTACCTGAATGTACTGAAAGATCAGCTGGCTTTGGGGGTCGCTAGGCTTGGATGGAGAGATGAAAAAGTATGCGTTGACGTTCTTCCCGGGTTAAAATTAAAGAAATTCCCACCTCCACCTCACAGCGTGGTAGTACTAGCACGTTTAGACCCCGTTGAAGAAGAGCTCATCAAGTACTGGAAAGAGTGCTAG
- a CDS encoding isopentenyl phosphate kinase has translation MKYVFVKIGGSFITYKSKPVSLNYSALVALKEIFRKVLDQGDLKIVAGNGGGSFAHYAVMKYNATSSNLLLVKCQEATRLLNRIVVDYLVESGIPATSVQTSVIVQYDENRGEFEVFYKPIETLLEAGIVPVVYGECVLKAGKPVVVSTEKVFELLAKRIKPSRVVLLTDVDGIYTCDPKTCPHAVLIEKITPHNISEVLKMLMQYRNADATGGVFGKVQSMSKLAMELGVEVLITSGFDVDSAVSAILGRYPDRRYTLITSL, from the coding sequence GTGAAATACGTCTTCGTAAAGATTGGAGGAAGCTTCATCACCTATAAGAGTAAGCCCGTGTCCCTAAACTATAGCGCACTGGTAGCCCTCAAGGAAATTTTTCGTAAAGTCCTGGACCAAGGCGACCTGAAGATAGTCGCAGGTAATGGTGGGGGGAGTTTCGCGCACTACGCTGTCATGAAGTATAACGCTACTAGCAGTAACTTGTTACTAGTAAAGTGTCAAGAAGCAACGAGGCTACTTAACAGAATAGTAGTAGATTACCTGGTTGAAAGCGGAATTCCCGCTACTAGTGTGCAAACAAGCGTGATTGTGCAGTACGACGAGAATAGAGGAGAATTCGAAGTGTTCTATAAACCCATCGAAACCCTCCTAGAAGCCGGCATTGTGCCAGTAGTTTACGGGGAATGCGTCTTGAAGGCCGGTAAGCCCGTAGTGGTTTCTACGGAGAAGGTGTTTGAACTCCTCGCAAAGCGTATAAAGCCCAGCAGAGTAGTCCTATTAACGGACGTTGATGGCATATATACGTGCGACCCGAAAACCTGTCCCCATGCAGTACTTATAGAGAAAATAACGCCGCATAACATAAGCGAAGTGCTTAAAATGCTAATGCAGTACAGAAATGCAGACGCTACTGGAGGGGTGTTCGGCAAGGTTCAATCTATGAGTAAGCTTGCAATGGAGCTTGGCGTAGAGGTGCTGATAACGTCGGGGTTTGACGTAGACTCTGCCGTATCTGCAATTCTTGGAAGATACCCGGACCGGCGGTACACCCTGATCACTTCACTATGA
- the cysS gene encoding cysteine--tRNA ligase, whose amino-acid sequence MSSSYKIRLHDTLSREEKELIPIEPGTVKIYVCGPTVYDYTHIGHGRTYVVYDSLKRYLNQRGYNVIHVMNITDIDDKIIRRANEEGRSWKEIADEYTKDYLEALNLLGIKIDHHPRVTAHIGEIIEFVQVLIEKGYAYVAPSGSVYFEVDRYDDYGRLSGRLEKELWNQEVEFLNEKKKPYDFALWKAAKPGEPYWESPWGRGRPGWHIECSVMSSRYLGGTFDIHGGGTDLIFPHHENERAQSESFFGKRPWVSIWMHVGLVMVGSDKMSKSLGNIIPLKEALKKWGPGVIRLWYLHVHYRKPINFSDESLEQIEKLYNKVITAHDLLLKLSKEARDLHYLKDSDLLLAKKLVEAINEFHNALGEDFNTPRALAVVSDILSLTFKELQYNPKYMLVSLALKALRAFNQVFGLFEEREIASESEALLNDVMKILLDVRKELRKQGMYALADTIRSELLKIGIQLMDRGLETTWIRAKGAKT is encoded by the coding sequence GTGTCATCGAGTTACAAGATTAGACTACACGACACCCTGAGCAGGGAGGAAAAGGAACTGATACCCATAGAGCCGGGCACGGTCAAAATATACGTTTGCGGCCCGACAGTATACGACTACACACACATCGGTCATGGAAGAACCTACGTGGTTTATGACTCGTTGAAGAGGTATCTCAACCAGCGGGGTTATAACGTCATCCACGTAATGAACATTACCGACATAGACGATAAGATTATCAGGAGAGCAAATGAGGAGGGGAGGAGCTGGAAAGAAATCGCAGATGAATATACAAAGGACTACTTGGAGGCATTGAACCTACTGGGCATTAAGATAGACCACCACCCGCGTGTAACAGCCCATATCGGGGAAATCATAGAATTCGTCCAGGTACTAATTGAAAAGGGCTACGCATATGTGGCGCCCAGTGGAAGCGTTTACTTCGAAGTGGACAGGTACGACGACTACGGCAGGCTCTCGGGCAGGCTTGAAAAAGAGCTGTGGAATCAGGAAGTAGAGTTCCTGAACGAGAAGAAAAAGCCTTATGACTTCGCGTTATGGAAAGCCGCAAAACCCGGAGAACCCTACTGGGAAAGCCCGTGGGGTAGAGGTAGGCCAGGCTGGCATATAGAGTGTAGCGTTATGAGTTCTAGGTATCTCGGTGGAACATTCGACATACATGGTGGTGGCACGGACCTTATATTCCCACACCACGAAAACGAAAGAGCACAAAGCGAATCATTCTTCGGCAAGAGGCCGTGGGTTTCCATATGGATGCATGTAGGGCTCGTAATGGTTGGATCAGACAAGATGAGTAAGAGCCTGGGAAACATAATACCGTTAAAGGAAGCATTGAAGAAGTGGGGTCCCGGCGTCATCAGGCTGTGGTACTTGCACGTACATTACCGAAAACCAATAAACTTCTCGGATGAAAGCCTAGAGCAGATCGAGAAACTCTACAATAAAGTGATAACGGCACACGATTTGCTGCTAAAACTCAGTAAAGAGGCACGTGACCTGCACTATTTGAAAGACAGCGACCTACTGCTCGCTAAGAAGCTCGTAGAGGCGATCAACGAATTTCACAATGCCCTGGGAGAGGACTTTAACACGCCTCGAGCACTAGCCGTTGTAAGCGATATACTATCTTTGACTTTTAAAGAGTTACAATATAACCCCAAATACATGCTTGTATCACTAGCGCTAAAAGCACTTAGAGCATTCAACCAGGTATTTGGGCTATTCGAAGAAAGGGAGATCGCGAGTGAAAGCGAGGCTTTACTAAACGATGTCATGAAGATACTGTTAGATGTTAGAAAAGAGCTACGTAAACAGGGAATGTACGCGCTCGCCGATACCATTAGAAGCGAGCTACTAAAAATAGGAATTCAGCTAATGGACCGGGGACTTGAAACTACTTGGATACGCGCAAAGGGCGCTAAAACCTAG